A DNA window from Anoplolepis gracilipes chromosome 13, ASM4749672v1, whole genome shotgun sequence contains the following coding sequences:
- the Ate1 gene encoding arginyl-tRNA--protein transferase 1 isoform X3 produces the protein MAKQSYSIVEYYAEHEGYKCGYCKSSDTNFSHGMWAHSLTVQDYESLIDRGWRRSGCYCYKPTMNQTCCPQYTIKCEALNFRISKSQKKILKRMVKFLRNELTNDNVGATNEEQQDNIDINNREVSNYSKYLAKAEKNASQINVSSVDDELSGRLSVNLVKSKPQINSTSTSRSKEQMTKSDGKSSLHARSEITNVVPCKKAKLLRLERKQNKLLALGKSQSEIESIMKDRKQQNHTKTLEELFEEVSTGSRKLEMKLVRVMSDEFLSTFDQWTPNNGPPQGYGSFHEQYWLDNELIAVGVIDILPSCISSVYFFYDPTYSQLSLGTFSSLREVYLTRQLNKITSDLKYYYMGFYIHTCPKMRYKAKMRPSKLLCPQTYVWCDIDPCLTKLDNEKYSRLNDNLNAIDEDGVIDVREVLILYKRIAMPYKKYNEQQKMCQTTREEKRKIEEYASLVGMPCARRMLLYRYSRE, from the exons atgGCTAAGCAGTCGTACAGCATCGTGGAATATTATGCGGAACACGAGGGCTACAAGTGCGGCTACTGCAAAAGTTCTGATACGAACTTCAGTCACG GCATGTGGGCGCATTCGCTGACGGTGCAAGATTATGAGAGTTTGATAGACCGAGGCTGGAGAAGAAGTGGCTGTTACTGTTACAAACCTACTATGAATCAAACCTGCTGTCCGCAATATACTATAAA atgcgAAGCGTTAAACTTTAGAATATCAAAGtctcaaaaaaaaatcttgaagcGTATGGTAAAGTTTTTGAGAAATGAATTGACAAATGATAATGTTGGAGCTACAAATGAAGAACAACAAGATAACATAG atataaataatagggAAGTATCCAATTATTCAAAGTATTTGGCGAAAGCGGAAAAAAATGCGTCTCAAATTAATGTTTCATCTGTTGATGATGAACTGAGTGGAAGACTGTCTGTCAATTTAGTAAAATCCAAACCTCAAATAAACTCTACTTCTACATCGAGGAGCAAAGAACAGATGACAAAGTCTGACGGCAAAAGTAGTCTGCATGCTAGAAGCGAAATTACTAACGTAGTACCTTGCAAAAAAGCAAAGCTATTACGTTTGGAACGCAAGCAAAATAAGTTGTTGGCTCTAGGTAAATCGCAAAGTGAAATTGAAAGTATTATGAAAGACAGGAAACAACAGAATCATACTAAGACTTTAGAGGAATTATTTGAGGAGGTGTCTACTGGTTCGAGAAAGTTGGAG ATGAAATTGGTAAGAGTGATGTCGGACGAGTTCCTTAGTACCTTTGAT cAATGGACACCCAATAATGGGCCACCACAAGGCTATGGCTCTTTTCATGAGCAATACTGGTTAGATAATGAATTAATAGCAGTCGGAGTGATAGATATTCTGCCGTCGTGTATCTCAAGCGTGTACTTTTTTTATGATCCGACATATAGTCAACTCTCCTTGGGAACTTTTAG TTCTCTGCGAGAAGTTTATTTAACGAGACAGCTGAACAAAATCACGAGCGATCTAAAATACTATTACATGGGCTTTTACATTCACACTTGTCCAAAAATGCGATATAAAGCCAAAATGCGACCATCGAAACTTCTATGCCCGCAAACATACGTGTGGTGCGACATAGACCCGTGTCTAACTAAATTggataacgaaaaatatagtCGTTTGAATGACAATTTGAACGCAATTGATGAGGACGGTGTAATTGATGTTCGAGAG gTATTGATTTTATACAAGCGTATTGCGATgccatataaaaaatataatgaacaaCAAAAGATGTGTCAAACAACGCGAGAAGAAAAACGTAAGATAGAGGAATATGCCAGTCTTGTCGGAATGCCATGTGCGCGAAGAATGTTGCTCTATCGTTATTCCAGAgagtga
- the Ate1 gene encoding arginyl-tRNA--protein transferase 1 isoform X1 has translation MAKQSYSIVEYYAEHEGYKCGYCKSSDTNFSHGMWAHSLTVQDYESLIDRGWRRSGCYCYKPTMNQTCCPQYTIKCEALNFRISKSQKKILKRMVKFLRNELTNDNVGATNEEQQDNIDINNREVSNYSKYLAKAEKNASQINVSSVDDELSGRLSVNLVKSKPQINSTSTSRSKEQMTKSDGKSSLHARSEITNVVPCKKAKLLRLERKQNKLLALGKSQSEIESIMKDRKQQNHTKTLEELFEEVSTGSRKLELRLVRTAPMSPEYLKTSKKSYEVYKKYQTTIHGDPAEKVTEQQYTRFLVKSPLQQWTPNNGPPQGYGSFHEQYWLDNELIAVGVIDILPSCISSVYFFYDPTYSQLSLGTFSSLREVYLTRQLNKITSDLKYYYMGFYIHTCPKMRYKAKMRPSKLLCPQTYVWCDIDPCLTKLDNEKYSRLNDNLNAIDEDGVIDVREVLILYKRIAMPYKKYNEQQKMCQTTREEKRKIEEYASLVGMPCARRMLLYRYSRE, from the exons atgGCTAAGCAGTCGTACAGCATCGTGGAATATTATGCGGAACACGAGGGCTACAAGTGCGGCTACTGCAAAAGTTCTGATACGAACTTCAGTCACG GCATGTGGGCGCATTCGCTGACGGTGCAAGATTATGAGAGTTTGATAGACCGAGGCTGGAGAAGAAGTGGCTGTTACTGTTACAAACCTACTATGAATCAAACCTGCTGTCCGCAATATACTATAAA atgcgAAGCGTTAAACTTTAGAATATCAAAGtctcaaaaaaaaatcttgaagcGTATGGTAAAGTTTTTGAGAAATGAATTGACAAATGATAATGTTGGAGCTACAAATGAAGAACAACAAGATAACATAG atataaataatagggAAGTATCCAATTATTCAAAGTATTTGGCGAAAGCGGAAAAAAATGCGTCTCAAATTAATGTTTCATCTGTTGATGATGAACTGAGTGGAAGACTGTCTGTCAATTTAGTAAAATCCAAACCTCAAATAAACTCTACTTCTACATCGAGGAGCAAAGAACAGATGACAAAGTCTGACGGCAAAAGTAGTCTGCATGCTAGAAGCGAAATTACTAACGTAGTACCTTGCAAAAAAGCAAAGCTATTACGTTTGGAACGCAAGCAAAATAAGTTGTTGGCTCTAGGTAAATCGCAAAGTGAAATTGAAAGTATTATGAAAGACAGGAAACAACAGAATCATACTAAGACTTTAGAGGAATTATTTGAGGAGGTGTCTACTGGTTCGAGAAAGTTGGAG ctGAGATTAGTTCGAACTGCGCCGATGAGCCCTGAATATCTAAAGACCTCGAAAAAGTCTTACGAAGTTTACAAAAAGTATCAGACCACGATACATGGAGATCCGGCTGAAAAGGTTACAGAACAACAATACACGAGATTTCTCGTAAAGTCCCCTTTACAG cAATGGACACCCAATAATGGGCCACCACAAGGCTATGGCTCTTTTCATGAGCAATACTGGTTAGATAATGAATTAATAGCAGTCGGAGTGATAGATATTCTGCCGTCGTGTATCTCAAGCGTGTACTTTTTTTATGATCCGACATATAGTCAACTCTCCTTGGGAACTTTTAG TTCTCTGCGAGAAGTTTATTTAACGAGACAGCTGAACAAAATCACGAGCGATCTAAAATACTATTACATGGGCTTTTACATTCACACTTGTCCAAAAATGCGATATAAAGCCAAAATGCGACCATCGAAACTTCTATGCCCGCAAACATACGTGTGGTGCGACATAGACCCGTGTCTAACTAAATTggataacgaaaaatatagtCGTTTGAATGACAATTTGAACGCAATTGATGAGGACGGTGTAATTGATGTTCGAGAG gTATTGATTTTATACAAGCGTATTGCGATgccatataaaaaatataatgaacaaCAAAAGATGTGTCAAACAACGCGAGAAGAAAAACGTAAGATAGAGGAATATGCCAGTCTTGTCGGAATGCCATGTGCGCGAAGAATGTTGCTCTATCGTTATTCCAGAgagtga
- the Ate1 gene encoding arginyl-tRNA--protein transferase 1 isoform X4, protein MAKQSYSIVEYYAEHEGYKCGYCKSSDTNFSHGMWAHSLTVQDYESLIDRGWRRSGCYCYKPTMNQTCCPQYTIKCEALNFRISKSQKKILKRMVKFLRNELTNDNVGATNEEQQDNIDINNREVSNYSKYLAKAEKNASQINVSSVDDELSGRLSVNLVKSKPQINSTSTSRSKEQMTKSDGKSSLHARSEITNVVPCKKAKLLRLERKQNKLLALGKSQSEIESIMKDRKQQNHTKTLEELFEEVSTGSRKLELRLVRTAPMSPEYLKTSKKSYEVYKKYQTTIHGDPAEKVTEQQYTRFLVKSPLQMKLVRVMSDEFLSTFDVSTSLYKKYQMAIHNDPPEECDQKSFFNFLVKSPLQQWTPNNGPPQGYGSFHEQYWLDNELIAVGVIDILPSCISSVYFFYDPTYSQLSLGTFSSLREVYLTRQLNKITSDLKYYYMGFYIHTCPKMRYKAKMRPSKLLCPQTYVWCDIDPCLTKLDNEKYSRLNDNLNAIDEDGVIDVREVLILYKRIAMPYKKYNEQQKMCQTTREEKRKIEEYASLVGMPCARRMLLYRYSRE, encoded by the exons atgGCTAAGCAGTCGTACAGCATCGTGGAATATTATGCGGAACACGAGGGCTACAAGTGCGGCTACTGCAAAAGTTCTGATACGAACTTCAGTCACG GCATGTGGGCGCATTCGCTGACGGTGCAAGATTATGAGAGTTTGATAGACCGAGGCTGGAGAAGAAGTGGCTGTTACTGTTACAAACCTACTATGAATCAAACCTGCTGTCCGCAATATACTATAAA atgcgAAGCGTTAAACTTTAGAATATCAAAGtctcaaaaaaaaatcttgaagcGTATGGTAAAGTTTTTGAGAAATGAATTGACAAATGATAATGTTGGAGCTACAAATGAAGAACAACAAGATAACATAG atataaataatagggAAGTATCCAATTATTCAAAGTATTTGGCGAAAGCGGAAAAAAATGCGTCTCAAATTAATGTTTCATCTGTTGATGATGAACTGAGTGGAAGACTGTCTGTCAATTTAGTAAAATCCAAACCTCAAATAAACTCTACTTCTACATCGAGGAGCAAAGAACAGATGACAAAGTCTGACGGCAAAAGTAGTCTGCATGCTAGAAGCGAAATTACTAACGTAGTACCTTGCAAAAAAGCAAAGCTATTACGTTTGGAACGCAAGCAAAATAAGTTGTTGGCTCTAGGTAAATCGCAAAGTGAAATTGAAAGTATTATGAAAGACAGGAAACAACAGAATCATACTAAGACTTTAGAGGAATTATTTGAGGAGGTGTCTACTGGTTCGAGAAAGTTGGAG ctGAGATTAGTTCGAACTGCGCCGATGAGCCCTGAATATCTAAAGACCTCGAAAAAGTCTTACGAAGTTTACAAAAAGTATCAGACCACGATACATGGAGATCCGGCTGAAAAGGTTACAGAACAACAATACACGAGATTTCTCGTAAAGTCCCCTTTACAG ATGAAATTGGTAAGAGTGATGTCGGACGAGTTCCTTAGTACCTTTGATGTGAGTACAagtctttataaaaaatatcaaatggcCATTCACAACGATCCACCGGAGGAATGCGATCAAAAGtcattctttaattttcttgtaaaaagtCCCTTGCAG cAATGGACACCCAATAATGGGCCACCACAAGGCTATGGCTCTTTTCATGAGCAATACTGGTTAGATAATGAATTAATAGCAGTCGGAGTGATAGATATTCTGCCGTCGTGTATCTCAAGCGTGTACTTTTTTTATGATCCGACATATAGTCAACTCTCCTTGGGAACTTTTAG TTCTCTGCGAGAAGTTTATTTAACGAGACAGCTGAACAAAATCACGAGCGATCTAAAATACTATTACATGGGCTTTTACATTCACACTTGTCCAAAAATGCGATATAAAGCCAAAATGCGACCATCGAAACTTCTATGCCCGCAAACATACGTGTGGTGCGACATAGACCCGTGTCTAACTAAATTggataacgaaaaatatagtCGTTTGAATGACAATTTGAACGCAATTGATGAGGACGGTGTAATTGATGTTCGAGAG gTATTGATTTTATACAAGCGTATTGCGATgccatataaaaaatataatgaacaaCAAAAGATGTGTCAAACAACGCGAGAAGAAAAACGTAAGATAGAGGAATATGCCAGTCTTGTCGGAATGCCATGTGCGCGAAGAATGTTGCTCTATCGTTATTCCAGAgagtga
- the Ate1 gene encoding arginyl-tRNA--protein transferase 1 isoform X2 translates to MAKQSYSIVEYYAEHEGYKCGYCKSSDTNFSHGMWAHSLTVQDYESLIDRGWRRSGCYCYKPTMNQTCCPQYTIKCEALNFRISKSQKKILKRMVKFLRNELTNDNVGATNEEQQDNIDINNREVSNYSKYLAKAEKNASQINVSSVDDELSGRLSVNLVKSKPQINSTSTSRSKEQMTKSDGKSSLHARSEITNVVPCKKAKLLRLERKQNKLLALGKSQSEIESIMKDRKQQNHTKTLEELFEEVSTGSRKLEMKLVRVMSDEFLSTFDVSTSLYKKYQMAIHNDPPEECDQKSFFNFLVKSPLQQWTPNNGPPQGYGSFHEQYWLDNELIAVGVIDILPSCISSVYFFYDPTYSQLSLGTFSSLREVYLTRQLNKITSDLKYYYMGFYIHTCPKMRYKAKMRPSKLLCPQTYVWCDIDPCLTKLDNEKYSRLNDNLNAIDEDGVIDVREVLILYKRIAMPYKKYNEQQKMCQTTREEKRKIEEYASLVGMPCARRMLLYRYSRE, encoded by the exons atgGCTAAGCAGTCGTACAGCATCGTGGAATATTATGCGGAACACGAGGGCTACAAGTGCGGCTACTGCAAAAGTTCTGATACGAACTTCAGTCACG GCATGTGGGCGCATTCGCTGACGGTGCAAGATTATGAGAGTTTGATAGACCGAGGCTGGAGAAGAAGTGGCTGTTACTGTTACAAACCTACTATGAATCAAACCTGCTGTCCGCAATATACTATAAA atgcgAAGCGTTAAACTTTAGAATATCAAAGtctcaaaaaaaaatcttgaagcGTATGGTAAAGTTTTTGAGAAATGAATTGACAAATGATAATGTTGGAGCTACAAATGAAGAACAACAAGATAACATAG atataaataatagggAAGTATCCAATTATTCAAAGTATTTGGCGAAAGCGGAAAAAAATGCGTCTCAAATTAATGTTTCATCTGTTGATGATGAACTGAGTGGAAGACTGTCTGTCAATTTAGTAAAATCCAAACCTCAAATAAACTCTACTTCTACATCGAGGAGCAAAGAACAGATGACAAAGTCTGACGGCAAAAGTAGTCTGCATGCTAGAAGCGAAATTACTAACGTAGTACCTTGCAAAAAAGCAAAGCTATTACGTTTGGAACGCAAGCAAAATAAGTTGTTGGCTCTAGGTAAATCGCAAAGTGAAATTGAAAGTATTATGAAAGACAGGAAACAACAGAATCATACTAAGACTTTAGAGGAATTATTTGAGGAGGTGTCTACTGGTTCGAGAAAGTTGGAG ATGAAATTGGTAAGAGTGATGTCGGACGAGTTCCTTAGTACCTTTGATGTGAGTACAagtctttataaaaaatatcaaatggcCATTCACAACGATCCACCGGAGGAATGCGATCAAAAGtcattctttaattttcttgtaaaaagtCCCTTGCAG cAATGGACACCCAATAATGGGCCACCACAAGGCTATGGCTCTTTTCATGAGCAATACTGGTTAGATAATGAATTAATAGCAGTCGGAGTGATAGATATTCTGCCGTCGTGTATCTCAAGCGTGTACTTTTTTTATGATCCGACATATAGTCAACTCTCCTTGGGAACTTTTAG TTCTCTGCGAGAAGTTTATTTAACGAGACAGCTGAACAAAATCACGAGCGATCTAAAATACTATTACATGGGCTTTTACATTCACACTTGTCCAAAAATGCGATATAAAGCCAAAATGCGACCATCGAAACTTCTATGCCCGCAAACATACGTGTGGTGCGACATAGACCCGTGTCTAACTAAATTggataacgaaaaatatagtCGTTTGAATGACAATTTGAACGCAATTGATGAGGACGGTGTAATTGATGTTCGAGAG gTATTGATTTTATACAAGCGTATTGCGATgccatataaaaaatataatgaacaaCAAAAGATGTGTCAAACAACGCGAGAAGAAAAACGTAAGATAGAGGAATATGCCAGTCTTGTCGGAATGCCATGTGCGCGAAGAATGTTGCTCTATCGTTATTCCAGAgagtga
- the LOC140672781 gene encoding ARL14 effector protein, giving the protein MENSTTGANTSSNQAPARGERKSRGSRQKAVDNLSKKFLRNFDPERSEREKRKLYRRLYHSHRRHLYDDKGIFIQTSGDLCDCLDTDCPGCHFPCAKCSSPKCGHECRNNRKWAYDTIHCEGTDTVIKNPLLKESEAK; this is encoded by the exons ATGGAGAATTCTACAACCGGCGCGAATACATCGAGCAATCAAGCTCCCGCACGTGGCGAAAGA AAGAGTCGAGGCTCCAGGCAAAAGGCTGTAGATAATTTGAGCAAAAAATTTCTGCGAAACTTCGATCCGGAACGCAGCGAGCGAGAGAAACGTAAGCTGTATCGTCGATTGTATCACAGTCACAGGAGGCATTTGTACGACGATAAAGGTATCTTCATACAAACGTCAGGTGATCTTTGCGACTGCTTGGACACAGATTGTCCCGGATGTCACTTTCCGTGTGCCAAGTGCTCTTCCCCAAAGTGTGGTCATGAATGCAG GAATAATCGCAAATGGGCCTACGACACTATTCACTGCGAAGGAACTGATACTGTGATAAAAAATCCATTGTTGAAAGAGTCTGAAGCAAAATGA
- the LOC140672780 gene encoding GTP-binding protein Di-Ras2, producing the protein MPEQSNDYRVVVFGAGGVGKSSLVLRFVKGSFRESYIPTIEDTYRQVISCDKNICTLQITDTTGSHQFPAMQRLSISKGHAFILVYSVCSRQSLEELRPIWAVIRELKGQDISQIPIMLVGNKCDESPSVREVSMSEGAAEAANWGCGFLETSAKTNHNVDALFRDLLTLEKNRSVSLQPVQSNNAIRLKEKCAVM; encoded by the exons ATGCCGGAGCAGAGCAACGACTATCGTGTGGTCGTGTTCGGGGCGGGCGGCGTCGGCAAAAGTTCCCTCGTGCTGCGTTTCGTGAAAGGATCCTTCCGCGAGTCCTACATACCGACCATCGAGGACACTTACAGACAG GTGATAAGTTGTGACAAAAACATATGCACACTTCAAATTACGGACACAACGGGGTCCCATCAGTTTCCCGCTATGCAGCGGCTTTCTATAAGCAAGGGTCACGCCTTCATCTTGGTGTACTCGGTATGCTCGCGGCAAAGCCTCGAGGAGCTACGACCGATCTGGGCCGTGATAAGGGAACTCAAGGGCCAGGATATCTCGCAGATACCCATCATGTTG GTCGGGAACAAATGCGACGAGAGCCCGTCGGTGCGCGAGGTGTCAATGAGCGAGGGCGCGGCCGAGGCGGCTAATTGGGGCTGCGGCTTCCTGGAGACCTCGGCCAAGACGAATCACAACGTGGACGCCCTGTTCCGAGACTTGCTCACCCTCGAGAAGAATCGCTCGGTGTCGTTACAGCCGGTGCAGAGCAACAACGCTATAAGACTTAAGGAGAAGTGTGCCGTTATGTAA